acaaaaggttggaccagatgatcgttTGAGGTCCTTCCAACCTGggccgttctatgattctatgattaattatCATGGCATTTCTATTCTCTTCTGCAAGGTCATGGAGTTTCTTTTGCATGATATTTCAATCTTCTTCTATACTAATGGTTCCTTTGTATCCAAAGTCCTTACCAAAGATACTAAACAAGAGTGGTCTATGATCAATCCTTGAGAAACTCCACTTACAAACCATTCTTTAGCCTGATAGCTCCCTTTTCAAAACAAACTATTGCCATTTTCCTTAAGCTAGTTCTCTGGTTATTTTTGAATTCTTGTACTAGTTCACATCGTCTCCAGCTGAAGTAATTTTATCTTGCATAGCATTGCATCAAATATTTAAGCAGAGTCTTGTTGCTTATTCCTTATCCTCAATTATTTTACCTAAGAGAGGTAACAAATTAGTAGTCTCAAAATTTACTTTACAAAGACAAACCTTAATAGTTTGCTTATCCCAAGAGAGATTACTTATGACCCTTGCTTAGAATCTCAAGGGTTttgacattttaataatttagaaTAATGAAAACATGACAAGAAGTTCATTATGAGACAGTTAAAGCAGAAGGTTTTTCCAGATAATTGGAGACATCTATCCAGAACTGAGTTCTGAGGGGAACGGTCTGTGGTAGACTTAATTGGACAGTACCAGGATGAGTGCAGCAAGCTATACCAGCAGTCTATAGAACTTCGTAAACACATACCATAAAACCTCTTCTaatgcagatttaaaacaaacacacctATTAGAGATACCGTTTTCTGTTTGGCTACATGAAGAAGCTGCTTCAGGATGAGATAAGCCGTGAAATCGAAGCACAGTAGTCATTCGGTAATAACTCCtcaaatgaatgttttcattctATACCAAGACAGCCCTTTGTGGTTTAGCTTATCCACTTCTAAAGAGAACTATAATGATTCCCTTAGAGCAGACCAAGCACATAACTAGTAGAGAACAGATTATTTGCAAAAGCCATGCCAGCTATTTCCAGAATAGTCAAGCCCTTATATTTGATGTCATGGTTTAAAAATTCTACAGTGGGAGAAAAAACTCCTACTCTATTCTTATGGATTTTTTCCGTAGGAACTATCTAGGAAAAAAACTGAATGAGTACCAGAAAAGGAGCACGCAATCCCAGGGATGATTGTTACTATGGTTTCCTTATTAAGAATTACCCACTTCAAGTTAGCCTGTAGCTATTCTTGAGTTAAATATTACCCAAGTTGGTAAGCATAGCGCCACATGTCCTCTGAGGCAGCTGTAGGACTGTTTCTACTTCCAGTAAAATCAATGTAAACCCCACATTTCTGCAAAGAATTAATCCAAATTCTTCTACTCCCTTATGGATGTGTGCCCACACTGCATGCTGTATATACATGTAAAATGTTTCTCCAGTGACCACTTGACAGTAAGCCAGGGTTTACAAGCAGAAAACTCCTACCCTCCTATAAAGAGAATAACAGTAGTCTTTGTAACAGTAAATAAACCCACCACTTCTCCTGCTTATCAGATATGCTTCCTTCCTGTGACAGGAATTATATCACTGCACtgatgggaagaagagaaaagggatttttttttttttaatggttgtttTATCTATCACTTTCACTGAGGCAGAAATTCTAGACTGATTCACAGATGGAAACCCCAAATGCCATGCAGCAAAGCATTCATCTATGGACAGGAAACAGTATGGGTTTTATAGGCTAGAGTAAAGGTTATGTCActtttaagtacattttaaaagcctgcACAGACACCTTTCTTAATATTCAACTGACAAAACTAGCCACACATAAAAGCCCTTAATCATATACAGGGTGTACCAATGAAGTTCAACTTCTATATGCTCCTACAGATTAGCCTTGTTCCTCTAATACCAATAGCGTTAAGCGGTGTTGTCACCAAGCTACATAGGaacagaaggaaacaggaagaaggaaaaaaagtggcatttgaaataaaatggtgAGAGAATACAAAGGCTATTGCAAATACCAAATGCAGATGAGATCAGGAGGTATTACAGAAGCAGTAGATGACAGTAAAAGGTACCAGGGGAAAGAACAGGAAGTCTGTAGAATAGgctgttttaaatgtgttttttaaaaggtgtgTTTTTAGCAAGACTCTGGATGTTCACAGGCATGAATGTAAAACATTGGTGGGAAGGAGCAAGACTTTCTAATCAGCTCTCTTGAGGTATAATAGTTGATCTCCATTATACTCACACTAGCAGTTTTGGGAAGCTTGactttgtctttctttctgttgACTTCTTTTTACCTTTGGAGGCTGAAATTATCTTTTCAAAATATGATCAGTTTCAATCTGACCCAGCAACAACTGAAAGAAATGAATAGACAAATAGCTGAATTGGACCCAGTTTGCTCCCAGAATGAATATTTTTATCTGTGGGTAAGTTTTCACTGTGCATTTTGCTTCTTCATTAGAgtcacagaaaatacaaaaaggaaatcCACACTACCCAAATCTAGACAAACTGTAACCTTCATTGTGAACCTAAGAGGCAAAATCCAGCTTTCTTGGCAACCCTCATCTACATTACGCATCCACAAACAAGACTGCAATTCACAGTACTCTTCACATGAACCACCATCTGAACATAGAAAAGATCTTCCCTATATACCTGCATCTGAAAATCATGTGAATGTAATACAGACCACATTCGTAGGGAACAAGTCAAACTAACTGGAAGCTTTCTGAAGCTAGAATACATTAAGAGGTATTTTAGCCATATATAggtatgaaattttttttttgtgatggtgTAATACCCTGCTGCAAAAGGAGAGGTTTGGATTTGAAAAAGAACTTTCTGTTGCTTCCTTAACAAGTAggccttttcctttctgttctcctttctgGTTCCCTATTCATGTAACAATTATCCCAGGCTCCAGAACATACTTTCAGTTTTGAAACTCTCTAAATCAATATCCTTATAAACAGCTCCTGCAAAGAGTGTAATCAGCCTGCATGCATATAATTTCCTTAGGGATACATAAGCCTGTTCTTTATCAGTTCATTGTCCCTTTTGACCCATGATTCAGCTATGACATTAATTCTATAAATGTATCAGAATGTTGGGTCTATTTGGCTTGGGACACTCATTTTGCCCACTTCTTTTGCTTGGTGTTCCCAACTGCCTTTGAACATTAGTCACACAATATACTGTTTGTGAGAGATACCTCGGTTAATCTATTAACCAGAACAATGATGCATAAGGCCATTTGGAAATAGTGCTGGGAAAATAAGTGATGCAATAGatgaaggaggaagaagcagcccAGGCCCTGGGGGGGTTCAAAGCCCACTGCTACTGAGGGACACGATGCACAGGCTGGAGCTACACCCTGCGGTTGTGGGAAGGAACTGGTGGCAGTGAGGACCCCTGCAGggctcccagcccttcccaggaATAGCAGCATAACCTTGGATTTAGGTTGCTGTTGCCAGCACACAACGTTGCTGTGAATTCAGCGGTCTTTCCCTGTATACTCTGCATAGACTTTATACagttaataaacaaataaactcCAATGCAGAAACATGGCATAAAGCTTGCATTGCAGAACAAGAATAATGCTTGCTGATGAAGAGTGTACAATAGAACTTGAACTATCAAATGATAAGCTGGAGCCATCTAGACAGATGTTTAGAAGAATAACTGTGTAAGGAGGTGGATTTTACACAGGGAACTAGATCTCTACTTCTAGAAAAAAGCATCTGTAGGACAAAAATCTTTAGAAGGATTCTGCTGGGATGAATTGTCTTGGACAAGGTGGGCTGAGTTTTTCTCCCATTTTCGAGGGTCTGCAGGGCTCCATAGGAGAGGCCATGCTTTTGCACCAGCCCCGACTTCAACTAGCTACTTtgcattcccagcctcagctcaGCTGCACATACCTAGCTAAAAGATGTGAGAcaccccctctctctccccctccatccTAAGCTATAATGAATTTTCCCAGAGTGAATGTTGTTAATTTCCACtatgctcctcctcctccattacACCTCTACTCTGCCCAGATTACACAGTGGCATCCAGGGCCTGAAGGAATGCGGGTGGGTGGATGAAGATGCTTAAGATAGCTTCCTTTCTTAAGGGTGACACACAGAATCATATCAAGGACATTATCCAAAACGCATATTTTGAAGTGTCCCGAAACTTTCATTTTCCTTGGCACCAGATTTTCTTTGTGGGATGACTCAGTTCTTACAGGACCATAAGAAACTTTGAGGACTGCATTTAGGCTGTAGATAGCTTCTGCGAATGCTGAAAATTCTCTTGGGGACAACCTAATGAAAACTTTTAAAGAAGCCAACAGCTCACGCCTGTTATCTTGAGTTTCTAGCCTAAGACAATGGCATGAGAGGGCCCTTTAGAAGGCAGAGTTGACTACACGGTTTCCCCAGTTCTATCTTGGCAGTCATCAGCAATGCATCATTCTACTAGagaagctaaaaaagaaaaaaaaatctttcagacatTTCATATTCTGCTGATAAATACTACGATCCTGGTGAGGGGACAAATTAATCCCATgagctgaactgaaaaaaatccaaatgctgAAGTGAGAGAGTTGGCAAAGGGGTGGAGCTTTTTATTATCCAAAGGTGCTCTTTGACTGGGAAATACTGCAAGAAAAACACTCTCTGCTGGATCCCAGGCTACAGCATTCACATTTCCAGAGCTTGATACTGCTAAGAATCTTCAGAGAaagtaaacacatttttctgtatatttctcACTACCATTGTCATAGTTgttcttttttgtaaaaaaaaaaaaaagctgaagaaaacataATGTTTTTCTTGCAAGCAGTTATCAAACATCTTCAGTGTggacataaaagaaaatacttagctAAACTCAATTTGTTCTATCCACGGACATCATTTACCAGAAGCAATATGCGAGATGAAAGATAAAGATATTTGTTATCTTCCAGTGGGTGTGTGAAAacagtaaattttaaaatcttcttttgaAACAATGTATAGAACCAGCaaactctgttttgcttttctttcatgcagagcagacaatcatagaatcatagaatcatacaggttggaaaagacctctaagatcatcgtgtccaaccgtcaacccaacacaccatgtccactaaaccatgtccctaaaccaTGTTCTAATCATCATTAGAAATTGGCCAAGCCATATTTCAGGATATAAAACACTCCAAGAACTAATGTCAGCAGGGCTGATGATTTGggatattaaagaaataaagactgGGAATACTTATTTGTTACACACACTTCAAAAAAGGAACCAATGAAGAGGCGAtaagcaaataataaaacaacTGACGGGAAGATTAGCATTAGACTTTGGATCTGATCAGTAAAGAAAAAGTAGAGATGTTATAAAGACATTGATTATTGAAGAAGGTGGAGAACATCATAAAGATGGGACATTGCTTTTATTAACCAAAcctgtttagagaaaaaaaaaaaaaaacagcagccaGAACATGATATACATGGATGACAAGTGACAAAGGGTTACTGGCAGTGGACGTGTGGGAGAAAGGCATCCTAGCCCAAGGTCGGTACTTTTCCCTGTCTACATTCCATCGCGCAATGGTGGGCTGCACCGCACTTTGACATTTCTGAATGCAAAACCGTGGCTCGAAGATTCTACCAAATAAGAAGTCGCAGtttgaattgtctttttttccatacCGGTGTTTTCCTGAGATTCAGAAGACTGTAACAGTTCAATGTGGAGAAGAGCTGGTCCAGTCCAGCCCTCTTCGATGGAAGACCTGCACCATAAGTAGGCAGTTCTTCAAATCTCCCGTTAATGGCACTTTCACACATCACATTTAAAGGCAATCAAGGAGAGCTCTCATCTTGGCAGGCAGCTGGCGAGTGCATCGGGCCTTGGTACGGTCACAAAGTTCATGGTACAGTGCAATAGTGGACAGATCTTTTCATGATCCTTCAACACTTCACTTAAGTGTTTCATTTCATCTGTTAGCTTTCCGATTTCTCTTTTCAGGGAGGTATTTTCTTGCTCAAGAGACTCATATtcctggaaggagaagaaaaaaaaaaaaagcctactcaTAGTCAAAACATTCCTTTCAGTGCTTCCACCTTGAGTATGTTCATGTAACTGTAGAAAAACTGCATGGTTTCTTACTACAATGTGCAAAATGCTAGGGAAAGACAGACGCAGCCTGGGAGCTGGAACAGGGCAAGTGCTTTATGACCTGTGCCCTGACCGTGCTGCGATTCCTTTTGTGGCCTTGAAGAccaggaggtgctgctggccctcgggggtccccagcagccCAGGGCTGCAGATGTGGGTGGCTGCATCCCCGTGGTGGCCTCTTCCAGCCCTGAACCGCCtctgctgggaagggctgcagctctgcactgtcagagcagagaaaatgaaagcacCGAGTGCAGGTAGGTGCCGGGAAAACCCGGTGCCTGGCATTGCCATTGAGGaaagggcagcccctgcccagggccaGTGCAGGGCAAGGCCATTTACCCAGGTGCTGCCGGAGACGCACACCTAGCACAACGCGCCTGGTGCCAGCCACTCTcctccagcccagctggggctTGTAGCCACCTGCTCAGATGCCCGGGAActgaagaacaggaggaggggagcgtcATGCCACTTGTTCCCAGCCCCACTTTGTCACCAGAAGGCCTGACCACTGCCTTTGTTATCCCTGACCCAGGCTGCTTTTGAGCCAAGGTTTCTCTGGCAATGAATAAGCTGCTATTAACTGCAGGGGAGTTTTGAGATGCTCTGCAGCATGCATCTGTGACGGATGCGAGACTTGCATGTCACATTTTTTGATAACTGCATGTTTCAAGTGTCCCTGCTGTCAAGACTTCTCATCCCAAAGAGAAGAGAGCTAGAGGTTCAGAGCCAGCCCACAGAAAACCTGCAGGTGTCTGCACCTCGCTGCTGGCCTAGGGCTCAACACTCACCCACTCAATCTCACCTCCCtgggaaagcttcagagcaaaCTTCAAAGCCCACACATGCCTTAAAAGGCCTGTTTATCAGGCAGCCGGGAGAGCCTCTCATGCAATGCTCTTCTGGGCAGCCTGGCACTGCCTCTGCTGCCCTTTGCTGCCGAAGTTTGGATTCCCGTGCCCTCCCTCACACCCTTCCACCACCCACCACCTCTTACCCACAGAGTAAAACAGGCACGGTCCTTCTAACACATTATTGTAGCCAAATTCCAGCCAAGTTGTCCATCCCTGACTCTGGCTCTGCTCACCTCCTGTTGCCCCAAGCCCCACGGGGTTGGGTTTTGGAGTAAGTGTGAGTAAGTAAGTGAGTAAGCTCTCCCATTGCTCTGTCCCATTTTCAGGGATAAGACTATAAAATTGTTTTTGCTAAAAATTAATGCCTATTCAACCAGATCTGCCTGCATCTGGGAAAACCTGCATGGCCAAGAATGAAGATTCCCAGCACAAGGAAGATCCTCAAGTCCAGGAGGAACATCAGAGAGGCTGCAGGACAGTACAGGGCCCAGAAATGATTCCACAAAAGCCAGGGGTTACCCCTTTCCAGAAGTACCCTGCACCTGGCTTTCTCAGGCACTGACTCAGAGGAGATCTgggaaaaaccaaacccaaaactccCCACACTGCCTCTCTTGGCCTCTGCTGACTGTTGGCAGATCCTTCCACACTGAGAAAGAGAAGAGCCTGTGCTGAACCTCCAGAGCTGAACAACTGACTCAGCCACAATCGCAGCAGCAGAACTAACACTTACCCCAAGAGCCTTGGCTACAACAAAAGCACTGTTTTGTGAGGTAACATCCAAAACCAGAGAAAGGGGATTCCTGTCCTCCAGCGTTTGCACTGGGGACATGAGAAAACTACACCACATTGCGATATATGAGAACTATTAAGAGTTTCTGGAAGAATCAGTTACTTTCATGGTTTTTTGGAAACACCCACTGTTATTTATCAGAGCATACAAGTATAACAGCTAACTGAACCCAGCTCTCACGCTTGGAGGTTTTGAAGTTCCTAAGAAGCCTTTCAACTGGGTATTTCTGTCTCACACCAATAGTTTTAGAATTGACTTAAGCCAGCACTGCCACTaagcagccacctcctcctccatcGCCCTCTCCCTCGTAAGGCAGCAAGCATTCATCCACTGCCGTAGTGAATGTGACAAGCTAATCCAGAAGAAAATGGGTTTGTTTTAGCCCAGAGGAGCCCTGTGATCCAGTTCACTGGGTGGTCACGAGAATAGCAAAAGAAGGAGGGTGAGGCAAGGGCAGGACCACgtctctctctccctggcagtGGCACTGATGGCAGAGCTGCACCGTCCGATGTGAGCATCAGTGTCCAGGAGTTCCCGACAAGGCACCCCGCAGCACGCCTGTGTCTGCCTCACACCCACAGCTCTCTGAGCTGGATTAGCGTGAAGACAGGCCCACGCCTGCTTAACAAGTCCCGTTTATTGCAAAGTCCCGCGCTTGGTACCCAAGCTGTGCCTGCAAAACATCAAGTACTCATTCACCTCGTGAAGTTTATCTGCTTTCTGAGTTTGTTTCTTCCGGCTCCTCTGGGCAGCAACtcggtttttttctctcctccttacCTTCCTGTCATCTTCTTCATGACTCTGGAAGACATAAGCCAGAAACACCTCGCTGGTTTTTAAGGTGCACACGGAGACTCCCGAAGTCAGGCGTATAAGGGCTGCTAAGCATG
The genomic region above belongs to Calonectris borealis chromosome 3, bCalBor7.hap1.2, whole genome shotgun sequence and contains:
- the BATF3 gene encoding basic leucine zipper transcriptional factor ATF-like 3 is translated as MRAAERPAAGRPSGAPAAGRQLRPQAGGCVPCPALSSPPLPPAAGRGSPAAPSAAPRGGSAAGGMSSAVPAGGSALPRSAAAEGNQQSHEEDDRKVRRREKNRVAAQRSRKKQTQKADKLHEEYESLEQENTSLKREIGKLTDEMKHLSEVLKDHEKICPLLHCTMNFVTVPRPDALASCLPR